The following coding sequences are from one Cygnus olor isolate bCygOlo1 chromosome 2, bCygOlo1.pri.v2, whole genome shotgun sequence window:
- the UPP1 gene encoding uridine phosphorylase 1 isoform X1 yields MRGRWGPSAPPRAGARGVNGGGAAPGAGGRRLGSCRGSRRARRASRQVEAYMAPGISNEKKNEDEQSSKGNAIHLCNPHLEKMKEDILYHFALGTGTHDFPALFGDVKFVCVGGSPSRMKAFIAYIAEELGLGSQGGDYPNICAGTDRYAMYKVGPVLSVSHGMGIPSISIMLHELIKLLYHAKCSNITLIRIGTSGGIGLEPGSVVITRQSVDATFKPQFEQVVLGKTIIRSTNLDEELAKELMQCSKEINEFNTVVGNTMCTLDFYEGQGRLDGAICLYNEEEKLQYLKAAYDSGVRNIEMESSVFAAMCNLSGVRAAVVCVTLLNRLEGDQISSSHDVLVEYQQRPQKLVGYFIKKSLGKV; encoded by the exons ATGAGGGGCCGTTGGGGTCCCTCAGCGCCGCCCCGAGCCGGCGCTCGGGGAGTTaacggcggcggggcggcgccTGGGGCCGGCGGGAGGCGGCTCGGCAGCTGCCGGGGGAGCCGCAGGGCGCGGCGGGCTTCCCGGCAG GTTGAAGCATACATGGCTCCTGGGATctcaaatgagaagaaaaacgAAGATGAACAGTCGTCAAA AGGGAATGCGATCCATCTTTGCAATCCTCAcctggagaaaatgaaagaagacatCCTGTACCATTTTGCTCTTGGGACTGGTACCCATGATTTTCCTGCGTTGTTCGGAGATGTAAAG TTCGTATGTGTTGGAGGAAGTCCTTCACGGATGAAAGCTTTTATTGCCTACATAGCTGAAGAACTGGGACTTGGGAGCCAAGGTGGTGACTATCCTAACATCTGTGCGGGAACTGACCGTTATGCAATGTACAAAGTGGGACCTGTTTTGTCAGTCAGT cacGGTATGGGCATTCCTTCTATTTCAATCATGTTGCACGAGCTGATCAAACTGTTGTATCATGCCAAGTGTTCCAACATAACCCTTATTCGCATTGGCACCTCGGGTGGAATAG GTCTGGAGCCAGGCTCAGTGGTTATCACTAGGCAGTCTGTAGATGCCACCTTCAAACCTCAGTTTGAACAGGTTGTTCTGGGAAAAACCATAATTCGCAGCACAAATCTAGATGAAGAGCTAGCTAAAGAGCTGATGCAGTGCAGTAAAGAAATCAATGAATTCAATACAGTCGTTGGAAACACTATGTGCACTTTGGATTTCTATGAAG GACAGGGCAGGTTGGATGGTGCAATCTGCTTATATAATGAAGAAGAGAAGCTGCAATATTTGAAAGCGGCTTATGATTCTGGTGTCAGAAACATTGAGATGGAATCTTCTGTCTTTGCTGCAATGTGCAATCTGAGTGGTGTCAGAG CTGCTGTAGTGTGTGTCACTCTTCTGAATCGTCTTGAAGGGGATCAGATTAGCAGCTCACATGACGTACTTGTGGAGTACCAGCAGAGACCACAGAAATTAGTGGGatatttcattaagaaaagTCTTGGGAAAGTATGA
- the UPP1 gene encoding uridine phosphorylase 1 isoform X2, whose translation MAPGISNEKKNEDEQSSKGNAIHLCNPHLEKMKEDILYHFALGTGTHDFPALFGDVKFVCVGGSPSRMKAFIAYIAEELGLGSQGGDYPNICAGTDRYAMYKVGPVLSVSHGMGIPSISIMLHELIKLLYHAKCSNITLIRIGTSGGIGLEPGSVVITRQSVDATFKPQFEQVVLGKTIIRSTNLDEELAKELMQCSKEINEFNTVVGNTMCTLDFYEGQGRLDGAICLYNEEEKLQYLKAAYDSGVRNIEMESSVFAAMCNLSGVRAAVVCVTLLNRLEGDQISSSHDVLVEYQQRPQKLVGYFIKKSLGKV comes from the exons ATGGCTCCTGGGATctcaaatgagaagaaaaacgAAGATGAACAGTCGTCAAA AGGGAATGCGATCCATCTTTGCAATCCTCAcctggagaaaatgaaagaagacatCCTGTACCATTTTGCTCTTGGGACTGGTACCCATGATTTTCCTGCGTTGTTCGGAGATGTAAAG TTCGTATGTGTTGGAGGAAGTCCTTCACGGATGAAAGCTTTTATTGCCTACATAGCTGAAGAACTGGGACTTGGGAGCCAAGGTGGTGACTATCCTAACATCTGTGCGGGAACTGACCGTTATGCAATGTACAAAGTGGGACCTGTTTTGTCAGTCAGT cacGGTATGGGCATTCCTTCTATTTCAATCATGTTGCACGAGCTGATCAAACTGTTGTATCATGCCAAGTGTTCCAACATAACCCTTATTCGCATTGGCACCTCGGGTGGAATAG GTCTGGAGCCAGGCTCAGTGGTTATCACTAGGCAGTCTGTAGATGCCACCTTCAAACCTCAGTTTGAACAGGTTGTTCTGGGAAAAACCATAATTCGCAGCACAAATCTAGATGAAGAGCTAGCTAAAGAGCTGATGCAGTGCAGTAAAGAAATCAATGAATTCAATACAGTCGTTGGAAACACTATGTGCACTTTGGATTTCTATGAAG GACAGGGCAGGTTGGATGGTGCAATCTGCTTATATAATGAAGAAGAGAAGCTGCAATATTTGAAAGCGGCTTATGATTCTGGTGTCAGAAACATTGAGATGGAATCTTCTGTCTTTGCTGCAATGTGCAATCTGAGTGGTGTCAGAG CTGCTGTAGTGTGTGTCACTCTTCTGAATCGTCTTGAAGGGGATCAGATTAGCAGCTCACATGACGTACTTGTGGAGTACCAGCAGAGACCACAGAAATTAGTGGGatatttcattaagaaaagTCTTGGGAAAGTATGA
- the UPP1 gene encoding uridine phosphorylase 1 isoform X3, which produces MKEDILYHFALGTGTHDFPALFGDVKFVCVGGSPSRMKAFIAYIAEELGLGSQGGDYPNICAGTDRYAMYKVGPVLSVSHGMGIPSISIMLHELIKLLYHAKCSNITLIRIGTSGGIGLEPGSVVITRQSVDATFKPQFEQVVLGKTIIRSTNLDEELAKELMQCSKEINEFNTVVGNTMCTLDFYEGQGRLDGAICLYNEEEKLQYLKAAYDSGVRNIEMESSVFAAMCNLSGVRAAVVCVTLLNRLEGDQISSSHDVLVEYQQRPQKLVGYFIKKSLGKV; this is translated from the exons atgaaagaagacatCCTGTACCATTTTGCTCTTGGGACTGGTACCCATGATTTTCCTGCGTTGTTCGGAGATGTAAAG TTCGTATGTGTTGGAGGAAGTCCTTCACGGATGAAAGCTTTTATTGCCTACATAGCTGAAGAACTGGGACTTGGGAGCCAAGGTGGTGACTATCCTAACATCTGTGCGGGAACTGACCGTTATGCAATGTACAAAGTGGGACCTGTTTTGTCAGTCAGT cacGGTATGGGCATTCCTTCTATTTCAATCATGTTGCACGAGCTGATCAAACTGTTGTATCATGCCAAGTGTTCCAACATAACCCTTATTCGCATTGGCACCTCGGGTGGAATAG GTCTGGAGCCAGGCTCAGTGGTTATCACTAGGCAGTCTGTAGATGCCACCTTCAAACCTCAGTTTGAACAGGTTGTTCTGGGAAAAACCATAATTCGCAGCACAAATCTAGATGAAGAGCTAGCTAAAGAGCTGATGCAGTGCAGTAAAGAAATCAATGAATTCAATACAGTCGTTGGAAACACTATGTGCACTTTGGATTTCTATGAAG GACAGGGCAGGTTGGATGGTGCAATCTGCTTATATAATGAAGAAGAGAAGCTGCAATATTTGAAAGCGGCTTATGATTCTGGTGTCAGAAACATTGAGATGGAATCTTCTGTCTTTGCTGCAATGTGCAATCTGAGTGGTGTCAGAG CTGCTGTAGTGTGTGTCACTCTTCTGAATCGTCTTGAAGGGGATCAGATTAGCAGCTCACATGACGTACTTGTGGAGTACCAGCAGAGACCACAGAAATTAGTGGGatatttcattaagaaaagTCTTGGGAAAGTATGA